In Chanodichthys erythropterus isolate Z2021 chromosome 11, ASM2448905v1, whole genome shotgun sequence, a single window of DNA contains:
- the nap1l4b gene encoding nucleosome assembly protein 1-like 4b isoform X1 → MDADNEAKGKVSDQAMQNPQALAALQDKIDSVSHSASIMDSLPKSVKRRVNALKNLQVNSTHIEAKFYKEVHELERKYSALYQPIFDKRRNIVSGEVEPTDEECEWQSDHEDEAALAEDLKNKVAIEEKIEDSNEEKPKGIPEFWLTIFRSVDMLSDMLQEHDEPILKHLQDIKVIFSGPDQPMSFTLEFHFEPNEYFTNTVLTKVYKMKSEPDADDPFSFEGPEIIDCEGCEIDWHKGKDVTVKTIKKKQKHKGRGTARVITKQVPNDSFFNFFNPIKVSPDKELDEDSEYTLATDFEIGHFFRERIVPRAVLYFTGEALEDDESFEEEELDEGEEEDQDEDDEDDEEEGDSKPGDPQPAECKQQ, encoded by the exons ATGGATGCTGACAATGAAGCCAAAG GTAAGGTGAGCGACCAGGCGATGCAGAACCCACAGGCATTGGCAGCTCTTCAGGACAAAATAGACAGTGTCTCACATAGTGCTTCCATCATGGACAG CTTACCAAAGTCTGTGAAAAGAAGAGTCAATGCCTTAAAGAATCTTCAGGTCAACAGCACGCACATCGAAGCCAAGTTTTACAAGGAGGTGCATGAGCTGGAGAGAAAGTATAGCGCTCTTTATCAGCCAATATTTGACaaa AGAAGAAACATCGTCTCTGGAGAAGTGGAACCAACTGATGAGGAGTGTGAATGGCAGAGTGACCATGAGGATGAAGCAGCATTAGCA GAAGATCTGAAGAATAAAGTGGCAATAGAGGAAAAGATAGAAGATTCTAATGAGGAGAAACCCAAGGGAATTCCAGAGTTCTGGCTCACCATATTCCGGAGTGTGGACATGTTGAGCGATATGCTGCAG GAGCATGATGAACCAATTCTTAAACATCTTCAAGATATTAAAGTGATATTTTCTGGTCCTGATCAGCCTATG agctTCACATTAGAGTTCCATTTTGAACCCAATGAATACTTCACCAACACAGTCCTCACAAAAGTTTACAAAATGAAGTCGGAGCCAGATGCAGATGATCCATTTTCATTCGAGGGACCAGAAATCATCGACTGCGAGGG GTGTGAAATTGATTGGCACAAGGGCAAAGATGTGACGGTTAAAACAATcaagaagaagcagaagcacAAAGGCAGAGGGACAGCGAGGGTCATCACCAAACAAGTGCCCAATGACTCCTTTTTCAACTTTTTCAACCCTATTAAAG tttCACCAGATAAAGAATTG gaTGAGGATTCAGAGTACACCTTAGCCACAGATTTTGAAATTGGTCATTTCTTCAGGGAAAGAATCGTTCCGAGAGCAGTTTTGTATTTCACAGGAGAAGCTCTGGAGGATGATGAAAGT TTTGAGGAGGAGGAACTGGATGAGGGTGAAGAGGAG GACCAAGATGAGGACGATGAGGACGATGAAGAGGAGGGAGATTCCAAG CCCGGGGATCCTCAGCCTGCAGAGTGCAAACAACAGTAG
- the nap1l4b gene encoding nucleosome assembly protein 1-like 4b isoform X2: MDADNEAKGKVSDQAMQNPQALAALQDKIDSVSHSASIMDSLPKSVKRRVNALKNLQVNSTHIEAKFYKEVHELERKYSALYQPIFDKRRNIVSGEVEPTDEECEWQSDHEDEAALAEDLKNKVAIEEKIEDSNEEKPKGIPEFWLTIFRSVDMLSDMLQEHDEPILKHLQDIKVIFSGPDQPMSFTLEFHFEPNEYFTNTVLTKVYKMKSEPDADDPFSFEGPEIIDCEGCEIDWHKGKDVTVKTIKKKQKHKGRGTARVITKQVPNDSFFNFFNPIKVSPDKELDEDSEYTLATDFEIGHFFRERIVPRAVLYFTGEALEDDESFEEEELDEGEEEDQDEDDEDDEEEGDSK; the protein is encoded by the exons ATGGATGCTGACAATGAAGCCAAAG GTAAGGTGAGCGACCAGGCGATGCAGAACCCACAGGCATTGGCAGCTCTTCAGGACAAAATAGACAGTGTCTCACATAGTGCTTCCATCATGGACAG CTTACCAAAGTCTGTGAAAAGAAGAGTCAATGCCTTAAAGAATCTTCAGGTCAACAGCACGCACATCGAAGCCAAGTTTTACAAGGAGGTGCATGAGCTGGAGAGAAAGTATAGCGCTCTTTATCAGCCAATATTTGACaaa AGAAGAAACATCGTCTCTGGAGAAGTGGAACCAACTGATGAGGAGTGTGAATGGCAGAGTGACCATGAGGATGAAGCAGCATTAGCA GAAGATCTGAAGAATAAAGTGGCAATAGAGGAAAAGATAGAAGATTCTAATGAGGAGAAACCCAAGGGAATTCCAGAGTTCTGGCTCACCATATTCCGGAGTGTGGACATGTTGAGCGATATGCTGCAG GAGCATGATGAACCAATTCTTAAACATCTTCAAGATATTAAAGTGATATTTTCTGGTCCTGATCAGCCTATG agctTCACATTAGAGTTCCATTTTGAACCCAATGAATACTTCACCAACACAGTCCTCACAAAAGTTTACAAAATGAAGTCGGAGCCAGATGCAGATGATCCATTTTCATTCGAGGGACCAGAAATCATCGACTGCGAGGG GTGTGAAATTGATTGGCACAAGGGCAAAGATGTGACGGTTAAAACAATcaagaagaagcagaagcacAAAGGCAGAGGGACAGCGAGGGTCATCACCAAACAAGTGCCCAATGACTCCTTTTTCAACTTTTTCAACCCTATTAAAG tttCACCAGATAAAGAATTG gaTGAGGATTCAGAGTACACCTTAGCCACAGATTTTGAAATTGGTCATTTCTTCAGGGAAAGAATCGTTCCGAGAGCAGTTTTGTATTTCACAGGAGAAGCTCTGGAGGATGATGAAAGT TTTGAGGAGGAGGAACTGGATGAGGGTGAAGAGGAG GACCAAGATGAGGACGATGAGGACGATGAAGAGGAGGGAGATTCCAAG TGA